The uncultured Hyphomonas sp. genome includes a region encoding these proteins:
- a CDS encoding NepR family anti-sigma factor, with product MKDNSQDKNRPEGPPEELPGGASQALSSALQKTFESLLQEPVPDKFEALIARIREEEARKAAGPGPAES from the coding sequence ATGAAGGACAATTCTCAGGACAAGAACCGGCCCGAGGGACCACCGGAAGAACTCCCCGGCGGTGCCTCTCAGGCTCTCAGTTCTGCCTTGCAGAAAACCTTCGAATCCCTGCTTCAGGAACCCGTTCCCGACAAATTCGAAGCCCTGATCGCCCGCATTCGCGAGGAAGAAGCCCGCAAGGCGGCCGGACCGGGCCCCGCCGAAAGCTGA
- the rsmH gene encoding 16S rRNA (cytosine(1402)-N(4))-methyltransferase RsmH codes for MMTTKPRPETSASGHKPVMLDEVLTALALKDGDQIVDGTFGGGGYTRAILMAAKCSVFAIDRDLDAIMRAETLAAQTDRITPLLGRFGEMDALVEATGCDAVDGVVLDIGVSSFQIDEGHRGFSFNKDGPLDMRMGAAGPTAADVVNHMEEGDLANVIFRLGEEKQARRIARQIVQRRKERTFETTLDLAETVETAVGGRKGSRIHPATLTFQAIRMYVNDELGELARALVAAERLLKPGGRLVIVTFHSLEDRMVKQWLRDRSGKNSGGSRHMPLMAKGPDPTFELRPNKAILPQDKEVEGNPRARSAKLRAAIRTDAPAIDEEADDGMNLPPLSKLEDVS; via the coding sequence ATGATGACCACGAAACCCCGGCCTGAAACTTCTGCTTCCGGGCACAAGCCCGTCATGCTGGACGAGGTGCTGACCGCCCTCGCCCTCAAGGATGGCGACCAGATCGTCGACGGCACGTTTGGCGGCGGCGGCTACACCCGCGCCATCCTGATGGCCGCCAAATGCTCCGTCTTCGCCATCGACCGCGATCTCGACGCCATCATGCGGGCCGAGACCCTCGCCGCCCAGACCGACCGCATTACCCCGCTGCTGGGCCGGTTTGGCGAAATGGACGCGCTGGTCGAGGCCACCGGCTGCGATGCAGTCGACGGTGTGGTTCTGGATATCGGTGTCTCCAGTTTCCAGATCGATGAAGGCCATCGCGGCTTTTCCTTCAACAAGGATGGCCCGCTGGACATGCGCATGGGCGCGGCTGGCCCGACGGCGGCGGATGTCGTGAACCATATGGAGGAAGGCGATCTCGCCAATGTCATCTTCCGCCTCGGCGAAGAGAAGCAGGCGCGCCGGATTGCCCGGCAGATCGTCCAGCGCCGCAAGGAACGGACATTCGAAACCACGCTCGATCTCGCTGAAACGGTCGAGACGGCAGTGGGCGGCAGGAAAGGCAGCCGGATTCACCCCGCCACGCTGACCTTCCAGGCGATCCGCATGTATGTGAACGACGAGCTGGGCGAGCTGGCCCGGGCGCTGGTGGCCGCCGAGCGCCTGCTGAAGCCCGGCGGACGGCTGGTCATCGTCACCTTCCACTCGCTGGAAGACCGGATGGTGAAGCAATGGCTGCGCGACCGGTCCGGCAAGAACAGTGGCGGATCCCGCCACATGCCGCTGATGGCCAAAGGCCCGGACCCGACCTTCGAACTGCGTCCAAACAAGGCGATCCTGCCACAGGATAAGGAAGTGGAAGGCAATCCGCGTGCACGATCCGCAAAATTGCGGGCCGCGATCCGGACCGACGCCCCCGCAATCGATGAAGAGGCGGATGACGGCATGAACCTGCCCCCGCTTTCGAAACTGGAGGACGTGTCATGA
- a CDS encoding GNAT family N-acetyltransferase, translated as MARDVLAEMGPLALGSRLKRLAERMQADATKVFADRGLPIQGTHFPLLAALATYGPLSVSEAVEAVGISQPAVTRIHNALQKMGLTTVSPVEGDSRQKQIRLTPEGEALVDELKRDLWPQVRRAAQRLCEGPDADFLTQIGRVEEALQERSLHDRILDEGAGPALRLVEYDDRLAPEFDAITREWVEDMFTLEDKDIEIIEHPREMIIDRGGDILFIEAAGLGIIGTCALMPVDGDTFELTKMGVRASARGLKAGDFLLQRTIERARQLPIGNLFLLTNRKCAAAIHLYEKAGFVHDADIMERYGKRYARCDVAMSFDLSRPPQG; from the coding sequence ATGGCGCGAGACGTTCTGGCTGAGATGGGACCGCTTGCGCTCGGCAGCCGGCTGAAGCGGCTGGCGGAGCGGATGCAGGCCGACGCGACGAAAGTGTTTGCCGACCGGGGCCTGCCCATACAAGGCACGCATTTCCCGCTGCTGGCAGCCCTTGCCACCTATGGCCCGCTCAGCGTCAGCGAAGCGGTGGAAGCCGTCGGCATCAGCCAGCCCGCCGTTACCCGCATTCACAACGCCTTGCAGAAGATGGGGCTGACCACTGTCTCACCGGTAGAGGGCGACAGCCGCCAGAAGCAGATCCGCCTGACGCCGGAAGGCGAAGCGCTGGTGGATGAATTGAAGCGGGACCTCTGGCCCCAGGTCCGCCGCGCGGCCCAGCGCCTCTGCGAGGGACCGGACGCCGATTTCCTGACCCAGATCGGACGTGTCGAAGAAGCGCTTCAGGAACGCTCCCTGCACGACCGGATTCTCGATGAAGGCGCAGGTCCGGCGCTGAGACTGGTCGAGTATGACGACCGGCTCGCGCCTGAGTTCGACGCCATCACCCGGGAATGGGTGGAGGATATGTTCACGCTGGAGGACAAGGATATCGAGATCATCGAGCATCCGCGCGAGATGATCATCGACCGGGGCGGCGACATCCTGTTCATCGAGGCGGCAGGGCTCGGCATCATCGGCACCTGCGCCCTGATGCCGGTGGACGGCGACACATTCGAACTGACCAAGATGGGCGTGCGCGCCAGTGCCCGCGGCCTGAAGGCCGGGGACTTCCTCCTGCAGCGAACGATCGAACGCGCCCGGCAGCTGCCCATCGGCAATCTGTTCCTGCTGACCAACAGGAAGTGCGCGGCCGCCATCCATCTCTATGAAAAGGCAGGCTTCGTCCACGACGCAGACATCATGGAGCGCTACGGCAAACGCTATGCGCGCTGCGATGTGGCGATGTCCTTCGACCTGTCGAGACCGCCCCAGGGCTGA
- a CDS encoding septum formation initiator family protein, which yields MSRRVFILGLVIVGLLVFSLYRAKYGAKDTAAELMAVEAQIEDAHHEKALLETELSHMSRREWIEEYARNELGMAPPRPEQMANERDLDALVGVPADPATAADQSSAEAPE from the coding sequence ATGAGCCGCCGCGTATTCATTCTAGGTCTCGTTATCGTCGGCCTGCTGGTTTTCAGCCTCTACCGGGCGAAATACGGCGCCAAGGACACCGCCGCCGAACTGATGGCCGTGGAGGCCCAGATCGAGGACGCCCACCACGAAAAGGCGCTGCTGGAGACCGAGCTCTCCCATATGAGCCGCCGGGAGTGGATCGAGGAATATGCCCGCAACGAGCTGGGCATGGCGCCGCCGCGCCCGGAGCAGATGGCGAACGAGCGCGACCTGGATGCGCTGGTGGGCGTGCCGGCCGATCCGGCAACCGCTGCGGATCAGTCCTCTGCGGAGGCGCCTG
- a CDS encoding MFS transporter produces the protein MGLNDAWRASLSAGAVNLVLGANLPYLPVWMEKAGGMSGAEIAGAGTLAALIRIFAGPLAAGRAQSHGLRATLAGTMAVCLAGYALIFPDLPQAAAFLVCVAIYSATNVSGPLFEAVLIYGTRNARPDYGQGRAIASLAFVVANLAGGAALSAFGPDGILTYLLIAALLATIAPLFTRQGARQVLPKRTILSTFAEGFSLYRLPALFAFILAAALIQASHGVYYAFSSVIWVSQGISGSSIGALWAVGVVTEIGLLLLSGRLLRGFSAVGLLWLGGLGAMIRWTAAGFVLPVAIAAMFQTLHAASFALTHLATMRFLQQALPDERLPLAYAVNGALVFGPILALSTFLSGLAYDALAPGGAEAQTQIYWLMVLAAGAGLAVTAVTRPTPATVASSIEDAP, from the coding sequence ATGGGCCTGAACGACGCCTGGCGGGCCTCGCTTTCGGCCGGCGCCGTCAACCTCGTACTTGGCGCAAACCTGCCTTACCTGCCGGTCTGGATGGAGAAGGCCGGCGGCATGTCGGGCGCGGAAATCGCCGGGGCAGGCACGCTCGCCGCACTAATCCGCATCTTTGCCGGGCCGCTCGCCGCGGGCCGCGCACAGTCGCATGGCCTGCGCGCCACGCTGGCCGGCACGATGGCCGTCTGCCTCGCGGGCTATGCGCTCATCTTCCCGGACCTGCCGCAGGCCGCCGCCTTCCTCGTCTGTGTCGCAATCTACAGCGCAACCAATGTGTCCGGTCCCCTGTTCGAAGCGGTGCTGATCTACGGCACACGGAATGCCCGGCCGGATTACGGGCAGGGCCGCGCCATCGCCTCGCTCGCCTTTGTCGTGGCGAACCTTGCAGGCGGGGCCGCCCTGTCGGCGTTCGGGCCCGACGGCATCCTGACCTACCTCCTCATCGCGGCCCTGCTGGCGACGATTGCGCCGCTGTTCACACGGCAGGGCGCCCGGCAGGTGCTGCCAAAGCGGACCATTCTCAGCACTTTTGCGGAGGGTTTCTCGCTCTACCGCCTGCCAGCCCTCTTCGCCTTCATTCTGGCCGCCGCGCTGATCCAGGCCAGCCATGGCGTCTATTACGCCTTCTCGTCCGTGATCTGGGTGTCGCAGGGCATCTCGGGCTCCAGCATTGGTGCACTCTGGGCGGTGGGCGTAGTGACGGAGATCGGGCTGCTGCTCCTTTCCGGACGGCTGCTGCGCGGCTTTAGCGCCGTCGGCCTGCTCTGGCTGGGCGGACTGGGCGCGATGATCCGCTGGACGGCAGCGGGGTTCGTCCTGCCGGTGGCCATTGCCGCCATGTTTCAGACGCTGCACGCGGCCTCCTTCGCGCTGACCCACCTCGCGACCATGCGCTTTCTGCAACAAGCGCTTCCCGATGAGCGCTTGCCGCTCGCCTATGCCGTGAACGGTGCGCTGGTCTTCGGGCCGATCCTGGCGCTGTCCACCTTCCTGTCGGGCCTCGCCTATGACGCGCTTGCGCCCGGCGGCGCAGAGGCGCAGACGCAGATCTACTGGCTGATGGTTCTGGCCGCAGGCGCTGGCCTTGCCGTGACCGCCGTGACACGGCCCACACCCGCCACGGTCGCCAGTTCCATCGAAGACGCGCCCTGA
- a CDS encoding sigma-54 dependent transcriptional regulator — MAKTVLVIDDDPTQRRLLQAAVEKAGFACRTAPDGEAGIALAADPKDGIDVVLLDLTMPGLSGMETLERLAAKRQDLPVIMLTATSGIDTIVQSMRGGAVDFIVKPANPERVVVSIRNALKMQSLTGEVKRLARKAEGGMAFDDMIASAAPMRQVIRLAERAAVSDIPVLILGESGVGKEVVARCIQGASTRVGKPFVTVNCGAIPENLVESILFGHEKGAFTGAVSKALGKFVEADGGTLFLDEVGELPLDAQVKLLRALQEGEVDAVGSRRPTKVDVRIISATNRDLSQQVAEGTFREDLFYRLNVFPIDMPSLRERRDDIPALVDHFVARFNASEGTKVSGVADDTMKMLYAFDWPGNVRQLENAVFRAVVLCDGDKLRPQDFPQISGQMPDIASLPAAPVAASADAAVPGVAGVASAGEGPVSIMDAGGEMRALQDIERDILQYAIDFYQGHMSEVSRRLGIGRSTLYRKVREYDLDMHEREAS, encoded by the coding sequence ATGGCAAAGACGGTCCTCGTTATTGATGACGATCCGACGCAGCGCCGCCTGCTTCAGGCGGCTGTGGAGAAGGCGGGCTTTGCCTGCCGCACGGCGCCGGATGGCGAAGCCGGCATCGCGTTGGCTGCGGACCCGAAGGATGGCATCGACGTCGTTCTTCTGGACCTGACCATGCCAGGCCTGTCAGGGATGGAAACGCTGGAGCGTCTGGCCGCGAAACGTCAGGACCTGCCGGTGATCATGCTGACGGCGACCAGCGGAATCGATACGATCGTCCAGTCCATGCGCGGCGGCGCCGTCGACTTCATCGTGAAGCCGGCCAATCCGGAGCGTGTGGTCGTCAGCATCCGGAACGCCCTGAAGATGCAATCGCTGACCGGTGAGGTGAAACGCCTCGCCCGCAAGGCAGAAGGCGGCATGGCGTTCGACGACATGATTGCCTCGGCCGCGCCGATGCGTCAGGTGATCCGCCTGGCTGAGCGCGCCGCCGTCTCTGATATCCCGGTCCTCATTCTCGGTGAAAGCGGTGTTGGTAAGGAAGTTGTCGCCCGCTGTATTCAGGGGGCCTCGACCCGGGTCGGCAAGCCGTTCGTTACCGTGAACTGCGGGGCCATTCCGGAAAACCTGGTCGAGTCGATCCTGTTCGGCCACGAGAAGGGCGCCTTTACCGGTGCCGTGTCGAAGGCACTCGGCAAGTTCGTTGAGGCCGATGGCGGTACGCTGTTCCTTGACGAGGTTGGCGAACTGCCGCTCGACGCGCAGGTGAAACTGCTGCGTGCCCTGCAGGAAGGCGAGGTTGATGCTGTCGGCTCGCGTCGTCCGACGAAAGTAGACGTACGGATCATCTCCGCCACCAACCGTGACCTGTCCCAGCAGGTGGCCGAGGGCACGTTCCGCGAAGACCTGTTCTACCGCCTCAACGTGTTCCCGATCGACATGCCGAGCCTGCGCGAACGCCGCGACGACATTCCGGCGCTGGTCGATCATTTCGTCGCCCGCTTCAATGCGAGCGAAGGCACGAAAGTGTCCGGCGTTGCCGACGACACGATGAAGATGCTCTACGCCTTCGACTGGCCGGGTAACGTCCGCCAGCTGGAGAATGCTGTCTTCCGCGCCGTGGTGCTGTGCGATGGCGACAAGCTGCGTCCGCAGGACTTCCCGCAGATCTCCGGCCAGATGCCGGACATTGCCAGCCTGCCGGCTGCTCCTGTGGCAGCCTCAGCTGATGCGGCAGTCCCGGGTGTTGCCGGTGTGGCATCGGCTGGCGAGGGCCCGGTCTCCATCATGGATGCCGGTGGAGAGATGCGTGCCCTGCAGGATATTGAGCGCGACATCCTTCAGTATGCCATCGACTTCTATCAGGGCCACATGAGCGAAGTGTCCCGCCGTCTCGGCATCGGCCGTTCGACGCTTTACCGCAAGGTGCGCGAGTACGACCTCGACATGCACGAGCGCGAAGCAAGCTAA
- a CDS encoding hydrogen peroxide-inducible genes activator encodes MIIPTLRQLQFLVALGETGSFSRAAEACHVTQPTLSAGIRELEDLLGVKLAEREARGASLTHAGEIALARASALLNDAHALVQAVQSAGALLTGPFHLGAIPTIAPFVLPQTVRALNAAYPELKLYLHEDKTGRLIDQLRTRTLDAALIALPWDTPGIETMTLFDDEFLFAAPANHPLAKKNGLAPEDLADENLLLLEDGHCLRDHALSICRMRTGARKDQVAATSLGTLVNMIAGGLGVSLLPKLAVEHGLNVGSDVAVREFVRPVIGRRIGIAWRAGSPREADARKVGEVIKERLAATPA; translated from the coding sequence ATGATCATACCGACACTCCGCCAGTTGCAGTTCCTGGTCGCCCTCGGCGAAACCGGCTCCTTTTCGCGCGCGGCGGAGGCCTGCCATGTGACCCAGCCCACCCTGTCAGCCGGGATCCGCGAACTGGAAGACCTGCTGGGCGTGAAACTGGCCGAGCGCGAGGCCCGCGGCGCCAGCCTCACCCATGCCGGCGAGATCGCCCTCGCCCGCGCCTCCGCCCTGCTGAACGATGCCCACGCGCTGGTGCAGGCCGTACAAAGCGCCGGCGCCCTGCTGACCGGCCCCTTCCACCTCGGCGCCATCCCGACCATCGCCCCTTTCGTGCTGCCGCAGACCGTGCGGGCGCTGAATGCGGCCTATCCGGAGCTGAAGCTCTACCTGCATGAAGACAAGACGGGCCGCCTGATCGACCAGTTGCGCACCCGCACGCTGGACGCCGCCCTGATCGCGCTGCCCTGGGACACGCCCGGCATCGAGACCATGACTCTCTTCGACGACGAGTTCCTGTTCGCTGCCCCGGCAAATCACCCGCTGGCAAAAAAGAACGGGCTCGCCCCGGAAGACCTGGCCGACGAAAACCTCCTGCTGCTGGAGGACGGCCACTGCCTGCGTGACCATGCGCTCTCCATCTGCCGCATGCGGACGGGCGCCCGGAAGGACCAGGTGGCTGCCACCTCGCTCGGCACGCTGGTCAACATGATCGCCGGCGGCCTCGGCGTGTCGCTATTGCCAAAACTGGCGGTGGAACACGGGCTGAATGTCGGCAGTGACGTGGCCGTGCGGGAGTTTGTGCGCCCGGTGATCGGCCGCCGGATCGGCATCGCCTGGCGGGCCGGCAGCCCGCGCGAAGCCGATGCAAGGAAAGTTGGTGAGGTCATCAAGGAACGGCTGGCCGCAACACCTGCCTGA